The following proteins are encoded in a genomic region of Nerophis lumbriciformis linkage group LG23, RoL_Nlum_v2.1, whole genome shotgun sequence:
- the LOC133622220 gene encoding beta-1,4-galactosyltransferase 1-like: protein MALVQVVKLLLLLCLLIPVVMVLYSRNWNITFDFVHSQQNNSSSTGTGTQSELVLVSTVPKEQKEKKEEVDKCPERSPLLVGPLRVEFNMAVSLELIKEKNGHLEPGGRYKPKDCEARQKVAIIIPFRRRDEHLKYWLYYLHPILQRQQLDYGVYVINQDGDELFNRAKLLNVGYTEALKDDDYKCFVFSDVDLIPMDDRNMYQCFSQPRHLAAFIDKFGFRLYYDQAFGGVSSMSKEHFLTINGFPNNYWGWGGEDDDVYNRLASKGMSITRPSVEVGKYKMIRHKRDKHNESNPRRLEQLSHTRDTMDKDGINSLSYKLLSRQTLDLFTQITVDIGKP, encoded by the exons ATGGCCCTGGTCCAGGTGGTCAAGCTGCTGCTGCTGTTATGTCTTCTCATCCCAGTGGTCATGGTCCTTTACAGTCGCAATTGGAACATCACCTTCGACTTCGTCCACAGCCAGCAGAACAACAGTTCCAGCACTGGCACAGGTACTCAGTCTGAGCTGGTCCTGGTCTCCACCGTCCCCAAAGAGCAAAAGGAGAAAAAGGAAGAGGTGGACAAATGTCCTGAAAGATCTCCGCTGCTCG TGGGTCCTCTGCGGGTGGAGTTCAACATGGCGGTGAGTCTGGAGCTCATCAAGGAGAAGAATGGGCACCTGGAGCCGGGCGGACGCTACAAGCCCAAAGACTGCGAGGCGCGACAGAAGGTCGCCATCATCATCCCGTTTCGCAGGAGAGACGAGCACCTCAAGTATTGGCTCTACTATCTGCACCCCATCCTGCAGCGCCAGCAGCTGGACTATGGAGTCTACGTCATCAATCAG GACGGAGACGAGCTCTTTAATCGAGCCAAACTGTTGAACGTGGGCTACACGGAGGCGCTGAAGGACGACGACTACAAGTGTTTTGTCTTCAGCGACGTGGACCTGATCCCCATGGACGACCGCAACATGTACCAGTGTTTCAGTCAACCTCGACACTTGGCTGCCTTCATTGACAAGTTCGGCTTCAG GTTATACTACGATCAGGCTTTTGGGGGTGTGTCCTCCATGTCCAAGGAACACTTCCTGACCATCAACGGCTTCCCCAACAACtactgggggtgggggggcgaggACGATGATGTCTACAACAG ATTGGCGTCCAAAGGAATGTCAATCACCAGGCCGAGTGTCGAGGTGGGAAAATATAAGATGATTCGACACAAAAGAGACAAACACAACGAGTCCAACCCTCGACG GCTTGAGCAGTTATCTCACACTCGAGACACGATGGACAAGGATGGCATCAATTCGCTGTCCTACAAGCTGCTGTCCAGACAGACCCTGGACCTCTTCACACAGATCACAGTGGACATCGGAAAACCCTGA